The following are encoded in a window of Colius striatus isolate bColStr4 chromosome 25, bColStr4.1.hap1, whole genome shotgun sequence genomic DNA:
- the TMIGD2 gene encoding transmembrane and immunoglobulin domain-containing protein 2, with translation MDGGDREGTGRGRRVCGRRWPGQEGDRGRGRCCGRSSGAGSERRARVPQQHPRRRGPAVSPRPLPAAAAVRVSQEPGELRVAAGAAVQLSCRVVLAEPWELLRMEWVRDAGRGVLYSARLQPAGPAPPCAPQLCLAWRPPRATLTLLRVREGDSGTYRCRVTLEIPRHGTATGNGTRLSVGTRLGAGTRLGAGAGLVLELAGSLGGTALLLALALLLFLCYRRWHKNSDTGVYLNVPPRSAPSPGKLHSPPLLTESSLYQGRLQRARSPPTAPRP, from the exons atggatgggggggacagggaggggacagGACGGGGCAGGCGCGTGTGCGGCCGGAGGTGGCCGGGACAGGAAGGGGACAGGGGCCGTGGGCGTTGCTGTGGCCGGAGCAGCGGCGCAGGCAGCGAGCGCCGTGCCCGGGTGCCGCAGCAGCACCCTCGGCGCCGGGGACCCGCCGTGAGCCCGCGTCCGCTCCCCGCAGCCGCTGCCGTGCGGGTGAGCCAGGAGCCGGGCGAGCTGCGGGTGGCGGCGGGCGCCGCGGTGCAGCTGAGCTGCCGGGTGGTGCTGGCcgagccctgggagctgctccGGATGGAATGGGTGAGGGACGCGGGGCGCGGGGTGCTGTACAGCGCCCGCCTGCAGCCCGCCGGCCCCGCACCGCCCTGCGCCCCGCAGCTCTGCCTGgcctggcggccgccccgcgccACCCTCACGCTGCTGCGGGTGCGGGAAGGTGACAGCGGGACCTACCGCTGCCGGGTCACCCTGGAGATCccccggcacggcacggccaCGGGCAACGGCACCCGGCTCAGCGTGGGCACCCGGCTCGGCGCGGGCACCCGGCTCGGCGCGGGCGCAG GGCTGGTGTTGGAGCTCGCGGGGAGCCTGGGGGGCACAGCCCTCCTCCTGGCACTtgccctcctcctcttcctctgctaCCGGCGCTGGCACAAAAACTCAG atACAGGCGTCTACCTGAACGTGCCGCCGCGCTCGGCGCCGAGCCCCGGGAAGCTGCACTCACCCCCCCTGCTGACGGAgagcagcctgtaccaggggaGGCTGCAGCGGGCACGGAGCCCCCCCACTGCCCCCCGGCCCTGA
- the SHD gene encoding SH2 domain-containing adapter protein D, giving the protein MAKWLREYLGRGARRSPPRPPQPDYSGGERRPPGPGSGPPPAAPRRGPAASPRHRLVRVGGAGPGGGPRRGEQGPGESEYSEPFEGEQDPAPEGGCEEPGEVTGCRRRAEGRRARGAQLYDTPCEEWQGGQGRGEPPARDSRLPRHDERPADEYDQPWEWKQDHISRAFAVQFESPERSPSLSRQPPRPPPGSRPGCPPSPRHVDTSVPLEKQMWYHGPIGRAGAESLLALCREGSFLVRDCETSPEDYSLSLRSSHGFVHVKLTRTREHHFVLGRAGAAFPSVPEAVRHYTARALPVRGARHLSLLYPVPVQPL; this is encoded by the exons ATGGCCAAGTGGCTCCGGGAGTACCTGGGTCGGGGGGCCCGGCGGTCCCCCCCCCGACCGCCACAGCCCGACTACAGCGGCGGGGAGCGACGTCCCCCCGGGCCCGGGTCcgggccgccccccgccgccccccgccgcggccccgccgcttCCCCTCGGCACCGGCTGGTGCGGGtggggggcgcggggccggggggcggccCCCGCCGCGGGGAGCAG GGCCCCGGCGAGAGCGAGTACTCGGAGCCCTTCGAGGGGGAGCAGGACCCGGCCCCCGAGGGCGGCTGCGAGGAGCCCGGTGAGGTCACAG GCTGCCGGCGCCGGGCCGAGGGCCGCCGGGCCCGGGGAGCTCAGCTCTATGACACCCCGTGTGAGGAGTGGCAGggggggcagggcaggggggagcCCCCGGCCCGCGACAGCCGCCTGCCCCGCCACGACGAGCGCCCGGCCGACGAGTACGACCAGCCCTGGGAGTGGAAGCAGGATCACATCTCCCGGGCTTTCGCAG TGCAGTTTGAGAGCCCCGAGCGCTCCCCCAGCCTGTCCCGGCAGCCCCCCCGGCCCCCCCCAGGCTCCAGGCCGGGCTGTCCCCCCAGCCCCCGGCACGTGGACACCTCAGTGCCCCTGGAGAAGCAGAT GTGGTACCACGGCCCCATCGGGCGGGCGGGCGCCGAGTCGCTGCTGGCGCTGTGCCGCGAGGGCAGCTTCCTGGTGCGGGACTGCGAGACCAGCCCCGAGGACTATTCCCTGTCCCTGCG GAGCAGCCACGGCTTCGTGCACGTGAAGCTGACGCGGACCCGGGAGCATCATTTCGTGCTGGGCCGTGCCGGAGCCGCTTTCCCGTCGGTGCCCGAGGCCGTGCGGCACTACACGGCGCGGGCGCTGCCCGTGCGCGGTGCCAGGCACCTGTCCCTGCTCTACCCCGTGCCGGTGCAGCCCCTGTGA
- the YJU2 gene encoding splicing factor YJU2 isoform X2, translating into MSERKVLNKYYPPDFDPAKIPKLKLPKDRQYVVRLMAPFNMRCKTCGEYIYKGKKFNARKETVQNEVYLGLPIFRFYIKCTRCLAEITFKTDPENTDYTMEHGATRNFQAEKLLEEEEKRMQKEREEEELNNPMKVLENRTKDSKLEMEVLENLQELKELNQRQANVDFEAMLKQYKEHEEEQRRKEQEEDEQEMKAMLEQAQNRHLLPDSDSDEEPSKPHTNSLGKMKPTDILQEDPQPQTKKQKTESWERSVGKLNSKAQLAGLVTVRKQKPSPAVANGAQNQGSAPPAPGTTSSLSLLGAYSDSEDSTSD; encoded by the exons ATGTCGGAGCGGAAGGTGTTGAAT AAATACTACCCACCAGACTTCGATCCTGCTAAGATCCCAAAGCTCAAACTCCCAAAGGACCGACAGTATGTGGTGCGACTCATGGCTCCCTTCAACATGCG cTGCAAGACCTGTGGGGAGTACATCTACAAAGGGAAGAAGTTTAATGCCCGGAAGGAGACCGTTCAGAACGAGGTGTACCTGGGACTCCCCATCTTCCGCTTCTACATCAAGTGCACCCGCTGCCTGGCAGAGATCACTTTCAAG ACAGACCCTGAGAACACAGACTACACCATGGAGCACGGGGCCACCCGCAACTTCCAGGCTGAGAAGCtcctggaggaagaggagaaaagaatgcaaaaggagagagaagaggaagagctcAACAATCCCATGAAG GTCCTGGAAAACAGAACCAAAGACTCCAAGCTGGAGATGGAGGTTCTGGAGAacctgcaggagctgaaggaacTCAACCAGCGCCAGGCAAATGTGGACTTTGAGGCCATGCTGAAGCAGTACAAGGAGCatgaggaggagcagaggcGCAAAGAGCAAGAGGAAGATGAGCAGGAGATGAA AGCCATGCTGGAACAGGCCCAGAACCGGCACCTGCTGCCTGACTCCGACTCTGACGAGGAGCCTTCGAAGCCACACACGAACTCCTTGGGCAAAATGAAGCCTACAGACATCTTGCAGGAG GACCCTCAGCCCCAGACTAAGAAGCAAAAAACtgagagctgggagaggagtgTGGGCAAATTAAACAGCAAAGCCCAGCTGGCTGGGCTGGTCACAGTGAGGAAGCAGAAGCCAAGTCCTGCTGTGGCTAATGGGGCACAGAACCAAG gctctgctcccccagCACCAGGCACCACGTCCTCCCTCAGCTTGCTGGGGGCATATTCTGACAGCGAGGACAGCACAAGCGACTGA
- the YJU2 gene encoding splicing factor YJU2 isoform X3, translating to MAPFNMRCKTCGEYIYKGKKFNARKETVQNEVYLGLPIFRFYIKCTRCLAEITFKTDPENTDYTMEHGATRNFQAEKLLEEEEKRMQKEREEEELNNPMKVLENRTKDSKLEMEVLENLQELKELNQRQANVDFEAMLKQYKEHEEEQRRKEQEEDEQEMNLSPGRAMLEQAQNRHLLPDSDSDEEPSKPHTNSLGKMKPTDILQEDPQPQTKKQKTESWERSVGKLNSKAQLAGLVTVRKQKPSPAVANGAQNQGSAPPAPGTTSSLSLLGAYSDSEDSTSD from the exons ATGGCTCCCTTCAACATGCG cTGCAAGACCTGTGGGGAGTACATCTACAAAGGGAAGAAGTTTAATGCCCGGAAGGAGACCGTTCAGAACGAGGTGTACCTGGGACTCCCCATCTTCCGCTTCTACATCAAGTGCACCCGCTGCCTGGCAGAGATCACTTTCAAG ACAGACCCTGAGAACACAGACTACACCATGGAGCACGGGGCCACCCGCAACTTCCAGGCTGAGAAGCtcctggaggaagaggagaaaagaatgcaaaaggagagagaagaggaagagctcAACAATCCCATGAAG GTCCTGGAAAACAGAACCAAAGACTCCAAGCTGGAGATGGAGGTTCTGGAGAacctgcaggagctgaaggaacTCAACCAGCGCCAGGCAAATGTGGACTTTGAGGCCATGCTGAAGCAGTACAAGGAGCatgaggaggagcagaggcGCAAAGAGCAAGAGGAAGATGAGCAGGAGATGAA CCTCTCTCCTGGCAGAGCCATGCTGGAACAGGCCCAGAACCGGCACCTGCTGCCTGACTCCGACTCTGACGAGGAGCCTTCGAAGCCACACACGAACTCCTTGGGCAAAATGAAGCCTACAGACATCTTGCAGGAG GACCCTCAGCCCCAGACTAAGAAGCAAAAAACtgagagctgggagaggagtgTGGGCAAATTAAACAGCAAAGCCCAGCTGGCTGGGCTGGTCACAGTGAGGAAGCAGAAGCCAAGTCCTGCTGTGGCTAATGGGGCACAGAACCAAG gctctgctcccccagCACCAGGCACCACGTCCTCCCTCAGCTTGCTGGGGGCATATTCTGACAGCGAGGACAGCACAAGCGACTGA
- the YJU2 gene encoding splicing factor YJU2 isoform X1, translated as MSERKVLNKYYPPDFDPAKIPKLKLPKDRQYVVRLMAPFNMRCKTCGEYIYKGKKFNARKETVQNEVYLGLPIFRFYIKCTRCLAEITFKTDPENTDYTMEHGATRNFQAEKLLEEEEKRMQKEREEEELNNPMKVLENRTKDSKLEMEVLENLQELKELNQRQANVDFEAMLKQYKEHEEEQRRKEQEEDEQEMNLSPGRAMLEQAQNRHLLPDSDSDEEPSKPHTNSLGKMKPTDILQEDPQPQTKKQKTESWERSVGKLNSKAQLAGLVTVRKQKPSPAVANGAQNQGSAPPAPGTTSSLSLLGAYSDSEDSTSD; from the exons ATGTCGGAGCGGAAGGTGTTGAAT AAATACTACCCACCAGACTTCGATCCTGCTAAGATCCCAAAGCTCAAACTCCCAAAGGACCGACAGTATGTGGTGCGACTCATGGCTCCCTTCAACATGCG cTGCAAGACCTGTGGGGAGTACATCTACAAAGGGAAGAAGTTTAATGCCCGGAAGGAGACCGTTCAGAACGAGGTGTACCTGGGACTCCCCATCTTCCGCTTCTACATCAAGTGCACCCGCTGCCTGGCAGAGATCACTTTCAAG ACAGACCCTGAGAACACAGACTACACCATGGAGCACGGGGCCACCCGCAACTTCCAGGCTGAGAAGCtcctggaggaagaggagaaaagaatgcaaaaggagagagaagaggaagagctcAACAATCCCATGAAG GTCCTGGAAAACAGAACCAAAGACTCCAAGCTGGAGATGGAGGTTCTGGAGAacctgcaggagctgaaggaacTCAACCAGCGCCAGGCAAATGTGGACTTTGAGGCCATGCTGAAGCAGTACAAGGAGCatgaggaggagcagaggcGCAAAGAGCAAGAGGAAGATGAGCAGGAGATGAA CCTCTCTCCTGGCAGAGCCATGCTGGAACAGGCCCAGAACCGGCACCTGCTGCCTGACTCCGACTCTGACGAGGAGCCTTCGAAGCCACACACGAACTCCTTGGGCAAAATGAAGCCTACAGACATCTTGCAGGAG GACCCTCAGCCCCAGACTAAGAAGCAAAAAACtgagagctgggagaggagtgTGGGCAAATTAAACAGCAAAGCCCAGCTGGCTGGGCTGGTCACAGTGAGGAAGCAGAAGCCAAGTCCTGCTGTGGCTAATGGGGCACAGAACCAAG gctctgctcccccagCACCAGGCACCACGTCCTCCCTCAGCTTGCTGGGGGCATATTCTGACAGCGAGGACAGCACAAGCGACTGA
- the LOC133627849 gene encoding heterogeneous nuclear ribonucleoprotein M-like, which translates to MAATAAVAAATENAGGKMEEPAAAPATAAAPPPPNGAGSAGDPPPKSEGERPSQNEKRKEKSVKRGGNRFEPYANPAKRYRAFITNIPFDVKWQSLKDLVKEKVGEVTYVELLMDAEGKSRVSV; encoded by the exons ATGGCGGCCACGGCGGCGGTAGCGGCGGCCACGGAGAACGCCGGCGGCAAAATGGAGGAACCGGCGGCGGCTCCTGCGAcggcggcggctccgccgcCACCTAACGGGGCGGGCAGTGCCGGGGATCCACCCCCCAAGAG TGAAGGTGAACGACCAagccaaaatgaaaaaagaaaagagaaaagtgtcAAAAGAGGAGGAAATCGCTTTGAGCCATATGCTAATCCTGCTAAAAGATACCGAGCTTTTATTACAAATATTCCCTTTGATGTCAAGTGGCAGTCTCTGAAAGACCTGGTCAAAGAGAAAG TTGGTGAGGTAACATACGTGGAGCTCTTAATGGACGCTGAAGGAAAGTCAAGGGTAAGTGTTTGA